From the Ostrinia nubilalis chromosome 16, ilOstNubi1.1, whole genome shotgun sequence genome, one window contains:
- the LOC135079195 gene encoding kynureninase-like codes for MEKQYSDGLDYPKELDNNDRLGHFRQRFFLKKGVIYMCGNSLGLASKDAEAIILILLDKWKDHGVKIWNVDNGKYYMYSECLAKLMAPLVGAEKDEIAFAGSTTTNIHQAVSTLYKPTKDRYKILVDDINFPTVHTDRYAIDSQVRLKGYDPKDAVKVVKSVEGKFLNEDQVIEAMTEDVVLILLPTVYYRTAQVVDMAKITAAAKKRGIIIGWDLSHAVGAVEVDLKSLDADFAVWCTYKYLNGGPGATSALYVNRRHFQKVPGLAGWFGNRHETQFLLRQEFDHQPDASGWQIGTPSLLAMAGLEASLTMFNGYLMYLIEKKLVEHGFTIGNNKEDSKRGGHVCLEHDEGYRISLALKARGVVPDFRDPNVIRLTPTALYTSYAEVYNVVDILLDIIKTESYKQFSVKRNLVV; via the exons ATGGAAAAGCAATACAGTGATGGCTTGGACTACCCAAAGGAACTGGACAATAACGACAGATTGGGACACTTCAGACAACGGTTCTTTTTGAAGAAAGGAGTGATTTACATGTGTGGCAACTCCTTAGGGCTCGCCTCGAAGGACGCAGAAGCCATAATATTAATTCTGCTGGACAAATGGAAAGACCACGGCGTGAAGATTTGGAACGTTGACAACGGAAAATACTACATGTACTCCGAATGCCTTGCCAAGCTGATGGCGCCTTTAGTCGGGGCTGAAAAGGATGAAATCGCTTTCGCTGGGAGCACCACCACCAACATCCACCAAGCTGTTAGTACTCTTTACAAGCCCACTAAAGATAGATACAAAATTTTAGTAGACGACATTAACTTCCcaacagt gcacactgatcgATACGCAATTGACAGTCAGGTCAGATTGAAGGGCTACGATCCCAAAGACGCTGTGAAAGTTGTTAAAAGTGTTGAAGGCAAGTTTTTGAACGAAGATCAAGTCATCGAAGCTATGACTGAAGATGTGGTACTGATTCTGCTGCCGACCGTCTATTACAGGACGGCTCAAGTGGTAGACATGGCAAAGATAACAGCCGCCGCTAAGAAAAGAGGAATAATTATTGGCTGGGATTTGAGTCACGCTGTGGGCGCCGTTGAAGTGGATCTCAAGTCTCTGGACGCTGATTTCGCTGTGTGGTGTACGTACAAGTACTTGAACGGTGGTCCCGGAGCGACTTCTGCTCTGTACGTGAACCGGCGGCATTTCCAGAAGGTTCCCGGATTGGCTGGGTGGTTCGGCAACAGGCACGAGACGCAGTTTCTTCTGCGGCAGGAGTTCGACCATCAGCCGGACGCCAGCGGTTGGCAGATCGGCACGCCCTCGCTGTTGGCCATGGCAGGCTTGGAGGCTTCATTGACCATGTTCAACGGCTATTTGATGTACCTTATTGAGAAGAAGCTTGTGGAGCATGGGTTTACGATAGGGAATAACAAAGAGGACAGTAAGAGAGGTGGCCACGTGTGTTTGGAGCACGACGAGGGGTACCGAATCAGCCTGGCCTTGAAGGCGCGCGGAGTGGTGCCGGACTTCAGGGACCCCAACGTGATCCGCCTGACCCCCACGGCTTTGTACACAAGTTACGCCGAGGTATACAATGTGGTGGATATTCTATTGGACATTATCAAAACTGAGAGTTACAAACAATTTAGTGTTAAGAGAAACTTGGTTGTATAa